In the Orcinus orca chromosome 19, mOrcOrc1.1, whole genome shotgun sequence genome, TGCCACGACCTTCTAAGTGTCAGTAGGCACATGGAGCTAGCGGCTACTGCATTGGACGGCACAGATTTAGAACATTTGCATTATCATGGAAAATGCTATTGGAGAGCAGTGCTTTAGAGTTTAGAGCAATTTTCCTTTCCCTGTCACCCACCCCCAGCATCTTAAAGCTCCCCCAGAGACCAGAGAACTTAGCTCTTTTTAGGGTGGCTCAGAAGCCACCCTCTGGGGAGGAGGTAAGATATGGGGATGGACAGCCAATGCCTGATTTCCCCAGACTGTGAGAAAGAGCCCAGgcttcagttttcctcatctggtCTCTTGGGTCACGACCAGATGTATGGAAATTGCCTCCCCCGTTCTGGGCTGTGTTTGGGGCTCTTGGTTACTGAAGGAGAAGACCTCTCTTTGTCAGTGACTAGGAATCCTTGTGTTTTAGGCTCCCCAAATTGAGCCCTGGATTCTGAGGGTCCCCTCCTTCATAGGCCTCTAAATTTTTCGAGGTGTCTCCACTTAATTTTCTTGCCCATGGACTTAGGCGTAGTTCACTGTGGAGACAGACCCCTGGGAAAAAGGAATGTTAGAAATCCTGGTCCAGTATGCATTGGTCTAATCTGTGAGCGTGTCTCTGGTGTCCTATCTTTCTGTCCTATTATTCTGGCTCCTAGTTTCATCCTGGACTTAAGCTGTGTCCATGATAGCACTGGTCGCTGAAAGCCATTTCCTTCCCCTGATAATTTTTCATTGCCCTGCGCTAGCCCAGCTGGAGTTTCCTCTGGACTTGATTTTCAGTCCTGATAACTCTTCTGTATACACACATAAGCTGCGAGATTCCAAAGCGTTTTCCCTGCCACCACTTGTGTGTCTGAGGTGGGCAACACTAATATGTCCCTTCCCTGAGTCAGATGTCCATCCCTGGGTCACTACATGCACACTACCGGTGTGTTTTTGTCTAATGTTACCACCACCGATTCCAAGGAGATACGTCCCAGCTGGAGAGCCCATTTCCAACACCTCTCTGGCTCAGctctgaccttggacaagtcatgtGCAACCTTTCTAGGCTTGCagtctcatctctaaaatgaagttATAATTGCATGCAAGAACCCTTCTAGATTTAAATGACCAGGGCTCCTCTACCCCCAAGTGAGATGTAGAGTCCCATATTTCTCCACATGCCCTAGTGTATGTCCCTCATTATTATTTGCTATTCAGATCCATCCTATTAGGCCTCTGTTCTAACCCCAAGGAGTGTTTGTGTGGTTCACCTGGCCTTGTAAAGACACAGAATAGTTTATCATAAAGACACAGAATAGCTTATCTCCATAGAAACTACAACTTCCATCAGGCACTACTTCAACGGAACAGGAAAGGATGTGGGGGCGTGGCCCTAACGCCCTGGTAGCTTTGAAGACAAACTACAACTCCCAGGACAGCCGTGAGATCTCTGCAGAGCGTAAGGAGTGACTGAACTCTGACTGGAGGCCGGGCTGGTCCGGAACCATCCCGACAGTCTCCAGAAAGGAGCGTGGTCATAATTTAGGGGCGTGGCCTTGCAGGCAGCAGGAAGAAGTTACCTGTTGAATCTTCCTATCCATTCTCTTCCCAGCCTTTGTAGCTAACCCTAAGAGGGAAGCCGCAAACCACTAGCCTCTTCTGAAAAAGAGGTAAGGGGACGTAGTCAAGGGGCAGCGAAGGAGGCTATTGCATTCCTTAGGAGGGGCCAAACAGCTACTTTCTACCTGCTGAGACAGGTGAACAGTTCCATGGGGGCGGGGACCAGCATATGAGAAAAGGGCAAGGACGGAGGAGGtatttatttgttctctttcaagACTAAATTTAGGGCCCTTCGTCTGCAGACCCATTGGCGGACTCTGTCTTGGGAACCCTCTTGGCCTCTGGAAGAGAAAAGAACGGGGGCCAGTTTTCCGCAGCAAAAGGAACGGCCCGTCTGGGCTTCCTCCCGTCTGTGTATTTCCTAGCCCCCAAACGATAGAGCCATATGGCTTCCGCGGTCTGGAGGAGTGCTCCCTGGTGGGGcccactgcccccagccccaggccggCCGCTCACGGACATGGACTTCTGCTCTGGGGCGCAGCTGCAAGAACTAACCCAGCTGATCCAGGAGCTGGGTGTGCAGGCGAGCTGGAGTGAAATTCCCAAGCCAGGACCAGATCTCCTCCAGGGCAAggactttgttttctctttgctagGTAAGTAACCCTCCCAGCCTTTGGGAACTTGCAGCTCTCAGCTACGCCTCACCCCGCCCCGGCTCTGGATCACGACTTTACGATCCCTTCTGTTTCCTTAGGTCTCGTTCACCGCCGGGACCCTAGCTTTCCTCCTCAGGCAGAGCTCCTGCTGCTTCGTTGCGGGATTCGCGAGGGCTCCCTGGATCTGGGGCCTGCGCCTCTAGGTCCCTACGCTCGGGGACCTCACTACGACGCGGGCTTCACACTCCTGGTGCCCGTGCTTTCGCTAGATGGCACTGGGCAGGAGCTGCAACCGGACGTGGGATCCTGTTACACATGGCTCTTCCTTCCAGATCAGGTACGCGGAACCTCGGTCCGGGAGGCATGGCAGGATTGCCTAGGACCCCCAGTCCCAGGAGGACGTGATTCGATCCACCCAGCCCAAAACAAAGAAACTCCCAAGGATCCGCAAATCTCCGTGGACCAGCCACACGTCACTGAGCCTGAGGCACACGAGTCTTTGGAAAACTCACCTAGTAATGTTTCAGTGCCAGAGTTGCCTCAACAAGACGTAACCGATGTTGACTTTCCCTCACCACTGAAAAAAACGAATGGTGACGTCACCAAAGCAACCGACGTTAGCCCAGTGCCACAGCCGTTGGAGGCTCCGGAGGCATGGCCCACATTGTGCCCCGCCCAGGTGGCTGCCTGGTTCTTTGCTTCGCTGGCTGCGGTCGCTGAGTCCCTGTTTCCGGTTCCGGGTGCCCCGCGCTTGGTCCAGGCAGCCCGCCACGCGGGGGTCACCACTATCCTCCTGGCTACGCCCGGGACCCCGCGCCGCCTCCTGCTTTTCGACTTGATCCCCGTGGTGTCCGTGGCCGGCTGGCCCCAGGGGCCTGGGAGCCACTCGTGGGCCGGCCCGCTGGCCTCGGAGTCGTCTTCCTTCTACCTGGtgcccggcggcggcggcggcacagAGCGGCCGGACGCCTCCGGCTCGCAGCTCTGCTTCGCCCGCCAAGAGCTGGCGCTCAAGACACGCATACCCGTTTCCCTGCTGCACGCGCACGCGGCGGCTCAGGCGCTGCTGCGCCCTCTGGTGGCCGGGACTACGGTCGCGGCGCCCTACCTCCTACGGACGTTGCTCTACTGGGCGTGTGAGCGGCTGCCTGCGCTCTATTTGCCACGACCCGAGAATGCGGGCGCCTGCTGCCTCGGGCTGCTGGATGAACTGGGCCGGGTGCTCGAGGCCGGGACGCTGCCCCACTATTTTCTGAGTGGCCAAAAGCTCCGTGCGGGGGACGGGGCCGCTTCGCTGCTCGGGGCGTTGGCCCTGCTTCGCAGGGACCCTGCCCGCTCCCTGCGGGCCGCTGTGGAAGAGGCCAAGGCTGCACGCAAGGGGGGAGGCTTAGCCGGCGTGGGAGGCGGGGCCCATTAAAGACGCTGTTCCTACTAACCTGGAATGTGCTTCTGCTGGCCAGCGGGATGTGGAGGGGACTGCTCTCCCCTCACCTGGGAGACAGGCTAAGCGCTTTGGGCCCGAAGAGCCCGTTCTAGAAGGCCTCCTCGCCGGTTCCTCcgcttcctcccaccctcctcccgccCCATCCCTGGCACAGGTCGTTCCATTCTGGCCAAATCTGTGGCCAGCACCCCGCCCACTCCGGTGCAGCCCCTGGCATCCACCTCCCGCTAGTTCTTATGGTCTTTTCTCTTAGGAGTCAATAGGGATGGGGGTAATATATTTGCTGAAAAAACGTGTAAAGGAGAAAGGTATGGAGACCAGGGACTGACCAATTTGTCTCACACAAAAGCAGAGACATTAAGGAGGCCGGATTTCACCCCAGGCTAGACCTCACCACCACCGCTATCTCTTCAGTTATTCCCCCCACCTTCCTCCTCCAGTTCTGTCCTCCATCCCGGGCAGTAGGGTCCCTTTCTCCATTCTCGGGGCATCCGCCATTCCATCTATCTAAGCCCAACCTCTCCCCCCATCCAGAGTTCCATTCAGTGGAGTCGCCTCCTTGTCCCTCCTCCTCTGAACCCCGACACATGCGAGACATGCGGCCTTGCCTCGGCTCCGCCTGTCTCTAAGACTGTCGCCACTCCCTGCCTCCAAGGAACCCCGGGGTTCCGCCCGCCTAGCTTTACCTCTTGCTCTTTGCCGCCGTCtccgccccctgccccacccccgggCCGGCTCTCGGAGGAGGGTGAGCTGctgtcgccgccgccgcctcagCTTCCCACAGCCGCTACCGCTGCCGCCGCTCCGCTTGGTCCAGCCGCCAGGCCCAGCGCTCAATTCGCCAGACCAGGGCGCTCTGCGGAGACACCCGCACTCCTTCCTGGGGTCCGGGACGCCTAGCCGGGCGTGGGGTGGAAGCTCCGCTTGCGGGGTACAGGGAGGGAGGAGCCTGGAACCGGTGCCAGCGCCAGCCGTCCCCGGATCGACAAGACAGGACAGGTTGAGAGGCGTCGGGGAAGGAAGGGGGGGCGCTATAGGCAGTCCCGGGGAGGACAAGGAAGCCCTGTCGCAGAAAGCTCTGATGCGCTCTGACTTATAGCGGGTCTGTTCACATTTGGGTACCCGTGACAACGTGGGTGCACTCCTCTCTCGGGGTCTAGTTGGATTGGAGGGCGTGGGATCTAAACAGCACCAGCTGTCTCCGAGGAAATTAGGGGctgccagaaaaaaacaaaagagccaAAAACCTATGCTCCTTATTCCGAGGTGACACAGGACCCTCCAGACAACCACCTGGTGTAACCACTAGGAAGGGCGGATTTGGAGGTTACTTCAAGAGGAGTGGATGGTTAACAAGGTGAGGAAAGGGGCTCAGCAGCTGGAACGCTGTGCCACTAGAAACGGCGGTGACTTGGTAAAAAGCGGTATCGTCCAGAGACAGGGTCTGGGAACCTCTTCTTGCTGATTGGCGACAGTCTGGATATTCCAAGGCATACATTGTTTTGGGATTTCAGTGAAAAAAAGTGGGGGATCCTTCACTTAGTGGGTGGCAAAGGAAAAGACACCAAGGTTGGGTTCTCCCTAGACACTGGCAGCACCccagcaggggtggggtgagCTAATATCCCCAAAGCTAAGGACCCACACCCTTAAAATTACAAGAGTGGCTTTGGCAGGAGTGCAGGGCCCGGAAGTAGGGTGGAAAGGTGCCTGGGGATATTGGAACCACATCCTGGAAAATTTGAGGGTCTTGGCTTTGGGATAGTGTTAGTGGGGGACAGGGACACTGGAGATCAGAGAAGGGGGAGTTTTCTGTGGGGGGCAAAGGTCGAGGGTGGGGTCAACTGAGAGGTACATAGGCTGCTGGGTCTGGCGAAGCTAGCACGAGGCCCAAGGGTGGGAGCtggtgcctggggtgggggtcgTCTAGGGCTTATCCTCAGATCCCGTGGGTGAGGTGGCGAGTCGGACTGGAGAGTCAAGAGCATGTCCTGGTGAGCTAGCGGGCTTCTCCGGGGTGGCCCAGCGCGGTCCGGGAGCCTGCCGGTTTGGGGGTGTCTCCTCCCGGGGCGCCATGGCGGCACTGGCCAGCAGCCTGATCCGGCAGAAGCGGGAGGTCCACGAGCCCGGGGACAGCTGGCCCATGTCGGCGCAGCGGCGCGTGTGTCCCTGCAGCACCAAGTCCCTTTGCCAGAAGCAGCTCCTCATCCTGCTGTCCAAGGTGCGACTgtgcacccccccacacacaaacagTGAGCTCCCCTTAGTGAAGGCCCACATTGACCTGTCCTATCTTCTTCTGTGGGCAGGGGTCCTGAAAAACAGGGGCAGATGTCACCAGGTCCACCGTCGTGGCAGGTCAGGCAGTTTTTGTGTGGGTCCCTGATGGGCCCAACTTCTGCCCGGCTGCCTGGCAGAAGGCTGGGGTTGTTCTAGGGTCCATGAAGGTGGATCCACATAGAAGGTACCAGAAGAATCTGAGGCTGAAATTACATATTACCTAATGATAGCAGGCTGCCCCCGACCCCCAACCCTTCCTGACTCTGGGTCTCAGTCTTCTCCATAAGATGAGCAAAAATGCATGCATTTTTATGCCACATACTTATCACAGCTTGTAATCAATCACAAGCTTAGTGTCTGTCTTCCCCTCTAGAATGGAAGTTCCATGAGGACAGGCTACGTCCGTCTTGCTCACCGTTGTGAGCAGTGGCTGTGGTACCACAAATATTCATCATATtgtgaaagggagggagagggaagagagggagggaggaaggggaaactGAGTGGGCAGAGGGAAATTGGATTCCTATTATCTAAGGGCTCTGGGTTACGGGAGCAGGGCTAGAGAGAAGAACCGGAACACTGTGCCCAGTCTGCGGAGGAAGCTGGGAGAGTGGACTGAAATCGCTGACCCACATCACCGGAGCAGTGGGTCCTCAGCTCAGAAAAGCAAACTTGTGTCTGTCCTCTGGACTTACTCTTTACAAGCCCCGTGCCCCTTCCttgtggggaggtgggcagaggtaGGAGACCTCCCTGCTttcgtcctcctcctcctggacccccacccccaccccaggccagtCTCAGGAGGtggtttctttccccctttctcccACACAGAGGCTGGCTCGCCTCTCAGTGGGATGGTGAATAAGCCCTTGGGTGACGCTAGTTGCCATCAGGCATTAGGGTCCTAATGAGAATCATCTTCCTTGACGACTCCAGCACCTTCCATCTCCAGGGCCGCCAAAAgcccggccagccctccccacacTGCACCTCCGAGCTCCAGACAGACGTGGGCTACGGGGAGGGACGAGAGCCGCTCTCCGCAGGCCCCCGTGCCAAGCTGAGGCGGCAACAGCCAGCAGCCGGGGAGGAGTGAGGCTTCCGGGAAGGCTCCAAGCccattttccaaaaagaaaatgtcaCTTTTCTAGATGAAAAGGAAACTCAGTGTCGAGAGTTCTAGCACTGAGACAGGTAGATGAGGGACAGAGACGAAGCGCCCCAGCTGGCCTTGCTCTGACCTACCTCTTCCCACACTCTGGttgagtgaagagatatggggggcggggggggtgacCCTGAAgatccacacacacacccccggcATACGAGCTATGTCCATAGGATTGAAGACCCTCTTCCTCCAGAGTAGAGTGGGATTGAGAGCCGGTCCTTGGGGGTTGGGGCGTGATACCCAATGATGCTATAAAATCATTTCTATTGATCCAATGCCTGGCTGACAGTGGACAGTTGACTCGTCTGGTCTGATCTGGGTTGCGCTCGAATGGAACGGGCCTGACGGTGGGAAAGAacgccacccccccacccctgcccctcggCAGGTGCCTGGGTGAGTGTGCAAGAGGAcggttccccacccccacccccatgtccctTTAAAGGCTGGCAAAACAACTTGTAGGAAGGCATGTCCCTTCCTCTTCGtgtccctccacccccagcagcGGACAGATTTTCCAGGAGCTGCGTGCGTCCCGGACCCATCCCCAAACGGTGCTGAGCCGGCGAGCTCCGGCGCGGCCCGAGAGGGGCTGGGCGCGACAGCTCGGCTGATTCCCACCCAGGGCTCCGAAGAGCCCCACGCACACTCTGGGGTGGGGCTAGGGTACCCTCTATGCGCGCCTCTGTTCGAGAGGCTGTAAAACACCTCTGGCCACCAGCGAGGAGAGAGCATCCTTTGAAAAGGGACAACAGTGGCTGCGGTGGCGTCTtccggggtgggggaggaaatgTGGCCGCCGCAGCCGGCCGGCCCCACTGGGGCCCCAGCGCTAGCCTGCTctggggaggaaaaataaaacatgaaacagGGGTTAGCGGAATCGTGAGGTCGGCCCTTGCCCAAGTCTCATTAAGGAGACGCGCGCGCTCCCAGGCTGGGGATGCGTAATGGACACGTGGacaggggaggggaagctggggcgcgAGGCAGGAGTTGGGGGGCGTCTCCGTGGCGCGCAAATCGTGGGCCGCGCGCTCCGGGGCCACGTGACCACGGGGAatcggggaggggcggggaagggAGCGAGCCCGCCAGGCTCCGCGCCCGCTACTGCCGGGGTGGGCGCTGAATCCCGGACGAGGAAGGAGGGCGGGCgagcgagtgtgtgtgtgtttctctccgCCGTCATTTACGGCGGAGCAGCCGGCGTGATAGTCGAGGAGGCAGCGGCGGTGGCGGCTCCGTGCAACTGtggctccccccacctcctcttcctttttgCTCCTTGATTCTTCTTCTCCCCTCACACTCGTCCATGGGGAGCCGGCCCCCCTGCTGGCACCTCCTCTCCACTCTGCCCCGTAGGCACCAGCTTCCGCCTCCCTGACCGCGGGCTGCGCGGGCGCGCGGTGCCCCGGCCCCTGGCGTGGCGCCGGGGACTTGCCGCCTGCAGCCCAGGCAGGCGCGGTGCTCCGCTCACCCAAACTGACTCCGAGAGCGAGCGAGCCAGAGAGCGAGCAGATGCCCGGCTGCACCGAGACATCGGGCATccgggggcagggcgggggcggcggggaaGAAGAGACATCGGAGACTCTGAACCCCGGAAAAGTTCAAGGTTTGTGCAGATTCCCCCGGGGAAGGCGGAGCAGCGTGGCCCTCTGCTGAGACAGAGCGACACAGCATGTggaaccttagttccccgaccaggcttcgaacccgcagcccctgctgtgaaagcacagagtcttaaccactggactaccagggaagtccctcagaatACAGAATTCTTATCTACTGCTTATGTGTGGTTATTCAAGCAGGGCTGTCGCTATTAAACatattcctgggacttccctgctggcgcagtgaaaaacaatccgcctgccaacgcaggggacagaggttcaatccctggtccaggaagatcccacatgctgaggagcaactactgtgctctagagcctgcaagccacaactactgagtctgcatgccgcaactactgaagcccgtgcgcctagagcccacgctccacaacaaagagaagccactgcaaggagaaaccTGTGAGGGCTGCACTTGGGGTGTGGCGTACCAGGTGCAAGGTGAGCAGGTCAATGAGGCCCTGAAGTACTTGAACGTGTGGGAGGCAGTGCTTGGTAGCTATGATACCAAGGAGGTCACCTTCTGCCCTCAAGATGCCCCTGACCAACCACTCAAGGCACTGGCCTACGTGGCCACCCCGCAGAACCCTGGTTACCTGGACCCTGCGCCTGAGGAGGCCATCGCTACGCAGATCCTGGCCTGCTGAGGCTTCTCTGGCCACAGTCTTGAGTACTTGCTGCGCCTGGCAGACTTCAGGCAGCTCTGTGGGCCCCAGGCACAGGACGAGCACCTGGCAGCCATCGTGGATGCTGTAGGCACCATGCTGCCCTGCTTCTGCCCCACTGAGCAGGCTTTGGCACTGGTCTGAGGGGCTGAGCCCCTATGTGGACACAGGGGCCAGGTCCCTACTCCAGTGCACACAGACAGACTTGATATAGCTGGAGCCCACTGAGAACACTTGGTGGGCCGACTGGGGCCTCTCTCAAGCCCCTGCCTGTCTGCCAGCCCCCAGATCTCCTACCTGACACTGACTTACTACTTGAAACTCTATTTATTGCACCATGTTGGTgtggtgggcagggtggggggcctGCCCTAGATATAGGCGCCCTGCTGAGCAGTGCCCCACCCCAGGCGCCTGTTGCCTGATCAGAATCCCCCCAGTGCTGCTGCTATCCCCATACCACCCAGGCCTCCACCTCCCCAGGGAGCCTCCAAGAGCCTTGACCCTCTGCCCCTGACTCCAGATCAACCATTCCCTAGCCCCAGAAATAACACCCGTCAAAGGTCCCAGCCTGCTGGTGAGGGTaggagggagtgaggagaggggGCCCTACAAGAACTGAGGCCCCTGCCAGCCGTACTCTTCCCCCAGGtccccagggcagagctggatcTGGAGGCCAGACACAGCTGCTGAGGCTGGGCCTAGGCCTCTTACCCATTTGGCTTTGTTTCCCTgtccttctgtctgtctgtctgggcTACTCCTGTCTGTTTGTTGGTCTATTCCTCGGAAGCTCATCACTATAGGTCCTGGCACCTTCCCAGTCTGTCCCATACTATAATCCATAAGCtgatctcattaaaaaaaaaaaaaaattaaacaaaaagacaGGTATTAATGTGTAAATATCTAAttacttataaaaattttatggagaaaaaaataatcacactATATAGCTCAGCTATGAGGAGTATATATAATCATAACAACATAAACAATGAACACTGATTAAAGCAAATTCTAAGACAGCTCTATCAGGAAAACAGGAGGATTGGAAATATGTATGTAGACGACGGCCATAAGTGGTGACAGAAGGCTGGGGACTGGGTTTTTCTTAGCTAACTACAGAACTAGTTGACTCtaagttgtatttttataatcccgataaaattaaaatttgaaagaacGGTGCTATCCATGTTCTCACAAGAGTTTACAGCCTGGTGAAAAAGGAGGCCAAGCAGCTGTGAGAACACTACAGCATCTATACAAAGATTGGGATGAACACGTGTTATATCATCGTTCTACTGTCTTTTTGCAGACACTGACTTGAAGAAGCAGTCAGCTGCCAGGTATCAAGTTTGAAGGAGTATATTGGGAAAATGTTTCTAAGCAACTGacacagaggaaatgaaaaacaaggaTATCAAAGTCAGAGAAAACTCAGAGAAAATTCATTTAGACATTTgttaaggtttttgttttatttaaatagagGGGatcaattctcttttctttttaaggaataTAATTATATGATATAAATAAACTCAAGAGAAGCTCCCAACGGGGGCAAGCTAAGCTTTACTTTGTGTAATATTGATAAGTTGAATTCACAAAGGCTTTTACAACCAACATTATTAGTACAGCTG is a window encoding:
- the LOC101276238 gene encoding transmembrane protein 102-like, encoding MASAVWRSAPWWGPLPPAPGRPLTDMDFCSGAQLQELTQLIQELGVQASWSEIPKPGPDLLQGKDFVFSLLGLVHRRDPSFPPQAELLLLRCGIREGSLDLGPAPLGPYARGPHYDAGFTLLVPVLSLDGTGQELQPDVGSCYTWLFLPDQVRGTSVREAWQDCLGPPVPGGRDSIHPAQNKETPKDPQISVDQPHVTEPEAHESLENSPSNVSVPELPQQDVTDVDFPSPLKKTNGDVTKATDVSPVPQPLEAPEAWPTLCPAQVAAWFFASLAAVAESLFPVPGAPRLVQAARHAGVTTILLATPGTPRRLLLFDLIPVVSVAGWPQGPGSHSWAGPLASESSSFYLVPGGGGGTERPDASGSQLCFARQELALKTRIPVSLLHAHAAAQALLRPLVAGTTVAAPYLLRTLLYWACERLPALYLPRPENAGACCLGLLDELGRVLEAGTLPHYFLSGQKLRAGDGAASLLGALALLRRDPARSLRAAVEEAKAARKGGGLAGVGGGAH